A region from the Deltaproteobacteria bacterium genome encodes:
- a CDS encoding DUF1456 family protein, translated as MWKIGDRRAWYQIFIRGGFVVDNNKVLKKITIAMNLRNEDVREILHIGGQELSISQTGAVLVSETNKNFKILSDELLEAFMEGLITYSRGPKNVPNLIPLALANLVYLLGERGNQEALEALGGLVEDVVTQLTEQLEES; from the coding sequence ATGTGGAAAATCGGCGATAGACGCGCCTGGTACCAGATTTTTATCAGAGGTGGTTTCGTCGTGGATAACAATAAAGTTCTTAAGAAAATTACGATTGCTATGAATCTTCGCAACGAAGATGTTCGTGAAATTCTTCATATCGGCGGCCAGGAATTAAGCATCAGTCAAACGGGCGCGGTTTTGGTGAGTGAAACCAACAAGAACTTTAAAATCCTCTCAGATGAGCTTCTTGAGGCTTTCATGGAAGGCCTGATCACATATTCGCGGGGCCCGAAGAATGTGCCGAATTTAATACCTTTGGCGCTGGCAAATTTGGTCTATCTACTGGGCGAGCGGGGCAACCAAGAAGCTCTGGAAGCGCTTGGTGGCTTGGTTGAAGACGTGGTGACTCAGCTTACTGAGCAGTTAGAAGAGAGCTGA
- a CDS encoding MFS transporter, which translates to MKIDGKADSLELFNLKSRHTRVFHLSWFAFFACFFAWFGIAPLMPVIRDEFSLTKDQIGNIMIASVSATVFMRILMGWLCDRIGPRITYSALLVGGSVPVMCIGLSYDYHSFLFFRLLIGAIGGSFVITQYHTSVFYSARCVGTANATSAGWGNLGGGVTQMVMPLVFSLVVAAGVSEFWGWRISMLVVGVFCAVLGAVYYFFTTDTPLGNFKELRALGKIPEKSSASGGFIKAVKDKRVWILFCVYGACFGIELTMNNIAALYFRDYFELGLQEAGVVAGLFGVMNLFARSLGGFVGDRAGSRYGLQGRVVWLGAALLLEGAALIVFSRMVALPAALVCLIFFSLFVQMAEGATFSVVPFVNPGAVGSVAGIVGAGGNAGAVIAGFLFKGGMAWPDALMVLGALALGVGAMSFLLRFPDHAQEPKMMPELGASWLKGG; encoded by the coding sequence ATGAAAATAGATGGCAAAGCAGATAGTCTTGAACTCTTTAATCTGAAGTCGCGGCACACCCGTGTGTTTCATCTTTCTTGGTTTGCTTTTTTTGCGTGTTTCTTCGCTTGGTTTGGCATTGCACCTTTGATGCCCGTGATTCGAGATGAATTCAGTCTTACCAAGGACCAAATCGGCAACATTATGATTGCCTCGGTAAGTGCGACCGTTTTCATGCGAATACTTATGGGCTGGCTTTGCGACAGAATTGGTCCGCGGATTACTTACAGTGCGCTCTTGGTTGGGGGCTCGGTCCCCGTGATGTGTATCGGACTTTCATACGATTACCACTCGTTTCTGTTTTTTAGATTGTTAATTGGCGCAATCGGCGGTTCGTTTGTGATCACGCAATACCACACCTCGGTTTTTTATTCGGCGCGCTGTGTAGGGACGGCCAATGCGACGTCGGCAGGCTGGGGGAATCTTGGCGGCGGCGTAACGCAAATGGTGATGCCTCTTGTTTTTAGCTTGGTGGTGGCGGCAGGTGTTAGCGAGTTTTGGGGCTGGCGAATTTCGATGTTGGTGGTGGGAGTTTTCTGTGCGGTCTTGGGAGCTGTTTATTATTTTTTCACCACAGATACGCCTCTTGGAAATTTTAAAGAGCTTAGAGCATTGGGTAAGATTCCCGAAAAATCGAGTGCGTCGGGAGGATTTATTAAAGCGGTCAAAGACAAGCGGGTTTGGATACTGTTCTGTGTATACGGCGCGTGTTTTGGCATTGAACTGACGATGAACAATATCGCAGCGCTCTACTTTCGGGACTACTTTGAATTGGGTCTCCAAGAGGCAGGAGTTGTTGCTGGGCTTTTTGGGGTGATGAATCTCTTCGCAAGGTCGCTCGGAGGTTTTGTGGGTGACCGAGCAGGAAGTCGCTACGGGCTTCAAGGCCGGGTGGTATGGCTTGGCGCAGCGCTTCTGTTAGAGGGTGCGGCACTTATTGTGTTTTCGAGAATGGTCGCGCTGCCTGCAGCTCTTGTCTGTTTGATTTTCTTTAGCCTCTTTGTGCAGATGGCAGAGGGGGCAACTTTTAGTGTCGTGCCGTTTGTAAATCCCGGAGCGGTTGGGAGTGTGGCAGGAATTGTAGGGGCTGGCGGAAATGCGGGTGCGGTGATTGCGGGCTTTCTTTTCAAAGGAGGTATGGCTTGGCCCGATGCGCTCATGGTTCTCGGTGCTTTGGCGCTTGGGGTTGGAGCGATGAGCTTCCTATTGCGGTTCCCAGACCATGCGCAGGAGCCGAAGATGATGCCCGAGCTTGGCGCCTCCTGGCTCAAGGGAGGATAA
- the cobA gene encoding uroporphyrinogen-III C-methyltransferase: MKDDVAKIYRMNLEVRDDRIGGTVTLVGAGPGDMDLITVRGERALSVADVILYDSLIDQRLLQNRSAALVYVGKRCGRHGMTQEQITALLIRFARSGKNIVRLKGGDPSVFGRVGEECLGLAAAKVKFEIIPGVSSAIAVPALAAIPLTHRGVSDGLVVVTAHKRLGFEELGLPFYRKETSLVLLMALSTIDKWQPQLLQLGYPEDVPVAFIVEGCTQNEYVVESSIGESLVDALDERLRSPCLVVIGQVVTLRAQLRPWLISRSLLEAQPQSRKIKMF; encoded by the coding sequence ATGAAGGATGATGTCGCAAAGATATACAGGATGAACCTTGAGGTGAGGGATGACCGCATAGGCGGAACAGTCACTCTTGTTGGAGCGGGGCCAGGGGATATGGACCTTATTACGGTGCGAGGAGAGCGGGCTCTATCGGTTGCGGATGTGATTTTATACGATAGCTTAATCGACCAACGCCTCTTGCAAAATCGAAGTGCTGCACTTGTTTACGTAGGGAAGCGATGCGGTCGCCATGGTATGACCCAAGAACAGATTACGGCTCTCTTGATTCGATTCGCCCGGTCGGGGAAAAATATTGTCAGGCTCAAAGGCGGCGACCCATCGGTTTTCGGACGGGTAGGTGAAGAGTGCCTTGGTCTGGCTGCGGCTAAGGTTAAGTTTGAAATTATACCGGGCGTATCGAGTGCCATCGCGGTACCGGCTCTGGCGGCAATTCCTCTAACCCACCGTGGAGTGAGTGATGGCTTGGTGGTGGTTACTGCGCATAAACGACTCGGCTTTGAAGAGCTGGGTCTCCCTTTCTATCGCAAAGAAACCTCTTTGGTTTTGTTGATGGCTTTATCGACGATTGATAAATGGCAGCCGCAGCTCCTCCAACTTGGATACCCCGAAGATGTCCCAGTGGCTTTTATCGTCGAGGGTTGTACGCAAAATGAGTATGTCGTGGAATCCAGTATCGGTGAATCACTGGTAGATGCATTGGATGAACGGCTTCGTTCGCCATGTTTGGTCGTCATCGGTCAGGTTGTAACATTACGAGCGCAACTTAGACCTTGGCTTATCAGTAGAAGTCTTCTTGAAGCTCAGCCTCAATCGAGAAAAATCAAAATGTTTTAA